GTCAGGGATCCACAATCTACGCGCTCCTTTGGACTGGATACGAAAAAGGTTGTTGTCTACATATGGACACCGGAGTGCCAGTCTTCCTTCGACAAGATTCAGGCAAAGATTCCTAAGCTCGGATCTCCTGTTGACCCACTTCCACCCAAGTCTCCCAATCATAGTCGCCGCTGACGCTTCAAAGTACGGGATGGGAGCAACTCTCTCACATCGCTCCGCAGATGGATGCGAGAAGGTCATTTATCACGCAAGCCGTTGCCTGACACAACCACAGAAGAACTACCAGATTGAAAAGGAAGCATTCGCTCTCATTTTCGCCATGCAGAAGTTCCATCGTTCTATCCATGGACGAAATTTCACGCTGAGGATTGACCACAAACCGTTCTTGGCAATCTTcggaagcaaaaaagaatacaGTGCCAACCGTCTTCAGCGATGGACCACGATTTTGCTAAACTACAACTTCACTATCGAATACAAGAACACAAAGGATTTCGACCAACTGGACGCTCTTTCACGTCTCGTCTCGTCACAATCATCGATACCGGAAGATTTCGTGTTAGCCTCAATAGATGGTGATGTCACTTCTGAGTTCTCAGAAAACTATTGTCAGCTTCCAGCATCTGCCGAATCCATTCGGACTGCTACGCAAACCGATCGTCTTATCCAGCTTGTGACCGGAAACAGGCCCAAGTTCAACCGCCATTCTCCTCTGTGGCACTACTACAACCGCATAAATACCATGACAACAGTCAAAGGATGTCTGTTAACTGCATCCCGCATAGTGATTCCAAAATCACTTCGAAATCGAGTTTTTTCAGCACTACACAAAGCTCATCCAGGCCAAACAAGGATGAAAATGCTTGCAAGAAGGTTTGTCTATTTACCCACGATTGATTTCGACATCGAAAACTCGTCAAGACCTGCCCAAGATGTACACCAGTGCGAAAGGATCCGATGAAAGCTGAACTACAGTTATGGCCGAAACCACACTCGCCGTAGGCTCGAGTTCATGCTTATTTCGCTGGACCGATGGAACGACGATACTATCTACTTATCGTAGACGCCTACTCCAAGTGGCCGGAAATCGTCCAGATGTCATCGATTTCCTTAACGGCTACTATCCAAGCAATGAAGTTCATCTTTGCTAAGTTCGTTCGAGACGCTCGTCAGACAACGGAACGCAGTTCACGTCATCACAGTTCATTCATTCTGCCGTTCCCGAGAAATCTTACACACTCACACGCCGCTGTTCCATCCACAGAGCAGCGGACAAGCAGAACGCTTTGTGGACACCTTCAAAAGTAGACCCGCAAAGCTGAAGAGGGAGGAACCAACAGTGGATGCACTACAGACTTT
This Necator americanus strain Aroian chromosome Unknown Necator_2022.05.29.01.07, whole genome shotgun sequence DNA region includes the following protein-coding sequences:
- a CDS encoding uncharacterized protein (NECATOR_2022.05.29.01.07.G79.T1); amino-acid sequence: MGATLSHRSADGCEKVIYHASRCLTQPQKNYQIEKEAFALIFAMQKFHRSIHGRNFTLRIDHKPFLAIFGSKKEYSANRLQRWTTILLNYNFTIEYKNTKDFDQLDALSRLVSSQSSIPEDFVLASIDGDVTSEFSENYCQLPASAESIRTATQTDRLIQLVTGNRPKFNRHSPLWHYYNRINTMTTVKGCLLTASRIVIPKSLRNRVFSALHKAHPGQTRMKMLARRFVYLPTIDFDIENSSRPAQDVHQCERIR